A stretch of the Balneolales bacterium ANBcel1 genome encodes the following:
- the dxs gene encoding 1-deoxy-D-xylulose-5-phosphate synthase: MEQRAVQPGPLLSTINSPDDLKKLSPDELPQVCQELRNFIVDIVSVHGGHFGASLGVVELTTALHYAYETPEDQLIWDVGHQAYGHKILTGRRDIFHTNRKHDGLSGFPKRSESPYDAFGVGHSSTSISAALGMSVARDLKRDENQVVAVIGDGAMTAGLAFEGMNNAGVQNSDILVILNDNRMSIDPNVGALNEYLADITTTKTFNRMRDDLYDMLGYFKGAGEKMRKIASRMEAALTSALTPGSLFRSLGFKYYGPVDGHNVKNLVRQLNDLKKVGGPKLLHIVTVKGKGFAPAERDQVKWHASGSPFDKVTGHSLVHAPAATPAPKYQDVFADTLIELAEKDERLVGITAAMPSGTSMLKMMERFPDRAFDVGIAEQHAITFAGGLATRGVKPFVAIYSTFLQRGFDQVVHDVAIQKLPVVFCMDRAGVAGADGPTHHGLYDIAYLRCLPNMVVSAPMNERDLRNLMYTASRYEDGAFAIRYPRGSGTGISLEGEFELIRPGTGNILKEGSDILFMSYGTIGNYVPEAIRLLEKTGVSAGHYDMRFAKPLDTDLLDRASRSYDIVITIEDAAKYGGFGSAVAEYYMEQEKRPILKILGVPDDVIEHGTQLELHAEMGLDPKGLARQAIELLETRISTPRD, translated from the coding sequence ATGGAGCAACGCGCAGTACAACCCGGACCCCTTCTATCAACCATCAACAGTCCGGATGACCTGAAAAAGCTGTCCCCTGATGAACTACCCCAGGTTTGTCAGGAGCTCCGCAACTTTATTGTAGATATCGTGTCGGTTCACGGAGGTCATTTCGGCGCCAGCCTCGGTGTTGTGGAACTGACCACCGCTCTTCATTATGCCTATGAAACGCCTGAAGATCAACTGATCTGGGATGTCGGTCACCAGGCGTATGGCCATAAAATCCTGACCGGGCGCCGGGACATTTTCCACACCAACCGAAAACACGACGGGCTCTCCGGTTTTCCCAAGCGCTCGGAAAGCCCTTATGATGCTTTTGGAGTTGGCCATTCAAGCACCTCCATCTCTGCGGCACTGGGCATGTCGGTTGCCCGTGACCTGAAACGGGACGAGAACCAGGTTGTTGCCGTGATCGGTGACGGTGCCATGACCGCCGGACTGGCATTTGAGGGAATGAATAATGCCGGTGTGCAAAACAGCGATATCCTTGTCATCCTGAATGATAACAGGATGTCAATCGACCCCAATGTTGGGGCTCTGAATGAATATCTGGCAGACATCACCACGACCAAGACGTTCAACCGGATGCGGGATGATCTGTACGATATGCTGGGCTATTTCAAAGGCGCCGGTGAAAAAATGAGGAAAATCGCCTCCCGAATGGAAGCGGCTCTGACCTCAGCTCTTACTCCCGGGTCCCTGTTCCGATCCCTGGGCTTCAAGTATTACGGCCCTGTTGACGGGCACAATGTCAAGAACCTGGTTCGTCAGCTCAACGATCTGAAAAAAGTTGGTGGACCCAAACTGCTGCATATCGTAACCGTCAAGGGCAAGGGTTTTGCCCCCGCCGAACGCGACCAGGTGAAATGGCACGCATCGGGCAGCCCGTTCGACAAAGTCACCGGTCATTCGCTCGTCCATGCTCCGGCCGCGACACCCGCACCGAAGTACCAGGATGTGTTTGCCGATACCCTGATTGAACTGGCGGAAAAGGACGAACGCCTGGTCGGTATAACCGCCGCCATGCCCAGCGGTACCAGTATGCTCAAAATGATGGAGCGGTTTCCGGATCGCGCATTTGATGTCGGAATCGCGGAGCAGCATGCCATCACTTTTGCCGGCGGATTGGCAACCCGGGGCGTGAAGCCTTTCGTTGCCATCTATTCAACCTTTCTGCAGCGGGGATTTGACCAGGTCGTTCATGACGTGGCGATTCAAAAACTCCCGGTGGTATTTTGCATGGACCGGGCTGGTGTCGCCGGCGCCGACGGCCCAACACACCACGGCCTGTATGATATCGCCTATCTGCGATGTCTTCCCAACATGGTTGTATCCGCGCCCATGAACGAGCGGGACCTGCGTAACCTGATGTACACCGCTTCACGTTATGAAGATGGAGCTTTCGCCATTCGCTACCCCAGAGGCTCCGGCACCGGAATTTCCCTGGAGGGTGAATTTGAGCTTATCCGGCCCGGCACCGGAAACATCCTGAAAGAAGGCAGCGACATTCTTTTCATGAGTTATGGCACCATCGGCAACTATGTCCCTGAAGCCATCCGCCTTCTGGAAAAAACCGGAGTATCGGCCGGCCATTACGATATGCGCTTCGCCAAACCTCTCGACACCGATCTTCTGGACCGGGCCTCCCGGAGTTACGACATTGTGATTACCATCGAAGATGCCGCCAAATATGGCGGATTCGGTTCGGCTGTGGCGGAGTATTATATGGAACAGGAGAAGCGGCCGATTCTGAAAATCCTGGGGGTTCCGGATGATGTCATCGAACACGGCACCCAGCTGGAGCTGCATGCAGAAATGGGGCTGGATCCGAAAGGCCTCGCCCGTCAGGCGATAGAACTTCTGGAAACGCGCATTTCCACTCCTCGGGATTAG
- the xseB gene encoding exodeoxyribonuclease VII small subunit, whose protein sequence is MDNSGDKERFDFEHALERLSTVLKELESDDVPLEKAIDLYEEGMKLSKMCSKKLEEAELRIEQVSSKDTE, encoded by the coding sequence ATGGATAACTCCGGGGATAAGGAACGATTCGATTTTGAACATGCTTTAGAGAGGTTATCAACAGTACTGAAAGAACTCGAATCTGACGATGTGCCGCTTGAAAAGGCCATCGACCTCTACGAAGAAGGCATGAAATTATCCAAAATGTGTTCAAAGAAACTTGAAGAAGCGGAATTGCGCATCGAACAGGTTTCCAGCAAAGATACGGAATGA
- a CDS encoding rRNA adenine N-6-methyltransferase family protein, protein MPSSKYLARDAVRRIVDRLKEENREPVSILELGPGTGAFTERILPRLAEKDRLDTVELNAYFCKILRRRFRDNPKFRLHHTDFLSYESDRHYDFVISSLPYESIPSRVTRMMWEQKLDFCKPGAYIIYYKYVNFNHFRSRYEKHLVRSYCEDKKLVFLNMPPAQLLTLRIGESRNGINGTVQKQIGSESTGKNGANGAHSV, encoded by the coding sequence ATGCCGAGCTCGAAATATCTGGCGCGGGATGCTGTTCGCCGTATCGTTGATCGATTGAAAGAGGAGAACCGGGAACCTGTTTCGATACTGGAACTGGGGCCGGGTACCGGTGCTTTTACCGAACGGATTTTGCCGCGGCTGGCGGAGAAGGATCGCCTGGACACAGTGGAGCTCAACGCCTACTTTTGCAAAATCCTTAGGAGGCGATTTCGGGATAATCCCAAATTTCGGCTTCATCACACAGACTTTCTCTCCTACGAATCCGACCGTCATTACGATTTCGTCATTTCAAGTCTGCCGTATGAAAGCATCCCGTCCCGGGTTACACGGATGATGTGGGAGCAGAAGCTGGATTTTTGCAAACCCGGCGCCTATATCATTTACTACAAGTATGTCAATTTCAATCACTTCAGAAGCCGGTACGAAAAACACCTTGTCCGAAGTTATTGTGAGGATAAAAAGCTGGTTTTTCTGAATATGCCGCCGGCTCAGCTGCTGACGCTCCGCATCGGGGAATCCCGAAATGGAATTAACGGAACAGTGCAAAAACAGATCGGCAGCGAGTCAACGGGGAAGAATGGTGCCAACGGAGCACACAGCGTTTAG
- a CDS encoding SprT family zinc-dependent metalloprotease, whose protein sequence is MHTQKFTDPSELPPVTIIRRKRQRTMRIRVRKDGIIVSGPSTVSKKRLLGFVQEKSGWIYKNWSRQLQRRQMLDELRDRYRGTLLLRGDRKPVRVVPVHKLRKPVLVENGQDIIYRHESGNGSSQDRCGPFPSPELVMAFYRNTAVEEIPDRVAYWSNRLPFQPSRISIRNQKTKWGSCSARGTISLNWRLIKCPAAIKDYIIIHELCHLRHFNHSRDFWRCVETFYPDVLAAKKWIKKNSDEIFSDF, encoded by the coding sequence ATGCACACGCAGAAGTTCACAGATCCGTCCGAGTTGCCGCCGGTCACCATTATTCGGCGCAAGCGACAGCGCACCATGAGAATTCGGGTGCGAAAAGACGGGATCATCGTTTCGGGGCCTTCTACGGTCTCAAAAAAAAGGCTGCTCGGGTTTGTGCAGGAGAAAAGCGGCTGGATTTACAAAAACTGGAGCCGGCAATTACAGCGGCGGCAGATGCTGGATGAGTTGAGAGATAGGTACAGGGGGACGCTGTTGCTGCGGGGTGATCGAAAACCGGTTCGTGTCGTTCCGGTACACAAACTCCGTAAACCCGTCCTGGTAGAAAACGGGCAGGACATCATTTACCGCCACGAATCCGGAAACGGCTCTTCACAAGACAGGTGCGGCCCCTTTCCGTCACCAGAGCTTGTAATGGCGTTTTATCGTAATACAGCCGTTGAAGAAATACCGGACAGGGTCGCCTACTGGAGCAACCGGCTTCCTTTCCAGCCGTCCAGGATCTCCATCAGAAATCAAAAAACAAAATGGGGGAGCTGCTCGGCGCGCGGTACGATTTCCCTGAACTGGAGACTGATAAAGTGTCCGGCTGCCATTAAGGACTACATTATTATCCATGAATTATGCCATTTGCGCCATTTCAATCACAGCCGTGACTTCTGGCGCTGTGTTGAAACGTTCTATCCTGATGTTCTGGCGGCAAAAAAGTGGATAAAGAAGAACTCGGACGAAATCTTTTCCGATTTCTAA
- a CDS encoding pseudouridine synthase has translation MTQRKFDSKRRARKTADRDDVPERGRQKRNPAGKNESPGRGYRSRTPYRGSSRASEDTTAQSATSLRLNKFIAHAGVCSRREADEYIKAGKVRVNGKVCKEMGVQVNPADRITVDGQSIKPEPFEYILMNKPRDTITTTSDERGRRTVMDLIEDATGLRLYPVGRLDRNTTGLILLTNDGDLANRLMHPSYKVRKVYEVETNRELTDDELTKIRTGIALEDGPAKAYRASRHPQYLNMVTLSMHEGRNHIVRRMVDALGAEVVRLDRVGYGPLQKKGLRTGRWRKLRKHEINELRKMVKLLPLEQDSRS, from the coding sequence TTGACACAGCGAAAATTCGATAGTAAACGAAGAGCAAGGAAAACGGCCGATCGCGACGATGTGCCCGAACGCGGTAGGCAAAAGCGAAACCCCGCCGGCAAAAATGAGAGTCCGGGGCGCGGATACCGGAGCCGCACTCCCTACCGCGGCTCATCCCGCGCTTCTGAAGATACGACGGCTCAAAGCGCGACCAGCCTGCGCCTCAACAAATTCATCGCGCATGCCGGGGTCTGTTCCCGCCGGGAGGCGGATGAATACATCAAGGCCGGGAAGGTGCGGGTCAACGGAAAGGTATGCAAAGAGATGGGGGTACAGGTGAACCCGGCTGACCGCATCACCGTTGACGGGCAATCCATCAAGCCTGAGCCTTTTGAATATATCCTGATGAATAAACCCCGTGATACCATCACCACCACTAGTGATGAACGCGGCCGGCGAACCGTCATGGACCTCATTGAAGACGCCACCGGCCTCCGCCTGTATCCCGTTGGCAGACTCGACCGCAATACCACCGGCCTGATTCTGCTTACCAACGACGGCGATCTTGCCAACCGGCTCATGCATCCAAGCTATAAAGTGAGGAAAGTCTACGAAGTTGAAACCAACAGGGAGCTTACGGATGATGAGTTAACAAAAATTCGAACCGGTATCGCCCTGGAAGACGGCCCTGCGAAAGCGTACCGGGCAAGCCGGCACCCCCAATACCTGAACATGGTCACCCTGAGTATGCATGAGGGGCGCAACCATATTGTCAGGCGCATGGTCGATGCCCTCGGTGCCGAAGTGGTTCGGCTGGACCGCGTCGGATATGGTCCGCTTCAAAAAAAGGGCCTTCGAACCGGACGATGGAGAAAACTGCGTAAACACGAGATTAATGAGTTGCGAAAGATGGTCAAGCTGCTCCCCCTTGAACAGGATTCACGCAGCTGA